A DNA window from Pyrus communis chromosome 3, drPyrComm1.1, whole genome shotgun sequence contains the following coding sequences:
- the LOC137729120 gene encoding probable ubiquitin-like-specific protease 2A isoform X2: MTRRFASDLESTSKRFEAFEFSTDDQVVETQSAKMMAKFRNFMKKVPRNAKKAKKKCLGSPLTKYTFLQYFAKEAKSPQKKISTVLLLDDDSGTSADRQCGSSDSFHAGTLAEDGAARRMSGSDACALSSSSNHQSKQVFIISDDNDRFEKCSSSTLAVSPLENEAPLEEQASKPSSGGYARVEEATLNLHLKSRDSRGAGNANKDSGIEQLSCSVYEPHVDKEEDTKSLDESADKPFEVSYPEGDPDAVSISKRDLELLQPEKFINDTIVDFFIQYLKSKIQPEEKHRFHFFNSFFFRKLADLDKDQPNACEGKAAFQVVHKWTRKVNVFEKDYIFIPVNYSLHWSLIVICHPGEVVNIKDEKIESLSKVPCILHMDSIKGSHRGLENLVRRYLCEEWKERHGDTSEDDYSKFLHLRFVALKLPQQENSFDCGLFLLHYVECFLEEAPVNFSPLEITKSSKFLTKNWFRPEEASAKRSHIKKLICEILEDHSREALNADCTDKHPSSQGMDETHKLETGMKCPEDLSSLTKKVHGNSSSSNASGIEISLLGDSPPVQVASRVMSLMSPIEEVDDGDDQIADSPVNVEDCQQGTGLALKSLPKSCFENRFRVARHIGGNVDASSSGLQNLSAVWIDENRSIMENEALNYPRKTDAPESSSENYKDYVVLDSQDEDDMQGDYKDCVVLDSQDKDCVVLDSQDEDDMQGDYKDCVVLDSQDEDEMQDDNEEFKRE; encoded by the exons ATGACTCGGCGGTTCGCGTCCGACTTGGAGTCTACGAGCAAGCGATTCGAGGCGTTCGAGTTCAGCACCGACGACCAGGTGGTGGAGACGCAATCCGCCAAGATGATGGCCAAATTCCGAAACTTCATGAAGAAGGTACCCAGGAACGCCAAAAAGGCCAAGAAAAAGTGCCTCGGTTCCCCACTCACCAAGTACACGTTCCTCCAGTACT TTGCAAAAGAAGCAAAGAGtccacaaaagaaaattagcaCTGTATTATTATTAGACGATGATTCTGGTACTAGTGCGGATCGTCAATGTGGATCGTCTGATTCCTTTCATGCGGGTACATTAGCAGAGGATGGCGCTGCAAGACGGATGTCTGGGTCGGATGCTTGTGCTCTTTCTAGTTCTTCAAATCATCAA AGTAAGCAAGTTTTTATAATTTCAGATGACAATGACAGATTTGAGAAATGCTCCTCATCAACTTTGGCCGTTAGTCCATTAGAGAATGAAG cTCCATTAGAAGAACAAGCATCAAAGCCAAGTTCTGGTGGATATGCAAGG GTTGAAGAAGCTACACTCAACCTTCATCTTAAATCAAGGGATTCTAGaggagctggaaatgcaaataAAGATTCAG GGATTGAGCAGTTGAGCTGTTCTGTTTATGAACCTCATGTGGACAAAGAGGAAGATACTAAATCATTGGATGAGAG TGCCGATAAGCCTTTTGAAGTGAGTTATCCAGAAGGAGATCCTGATGCAGTTTCTATAAGTAAGAGAGATCTTGAGCTTCTACAGCCGGAGAAATTCATTAATGACACTATAGTTGACTTTTTTATTCA atatttaaaaagtaaaattcaacCTGAGGAAAAGCATAGGTTCCACTTCTTCAATAGTTTTTTCTTTCGGAAACTTGCTGATCTAGACAAAGACCAACCAAATGCCTGTGAAGGCAAGGCAGCATTTCAGGTTGTTCATAAATGGACTAGGAAAGTGAATGTGTTTGAAAAGGATTATATCTTCATTCCTGTAAACTACAG TCTCCATTGGAGTTTGATTGTCATTTGTCATCCTGGAGAAGTGGTTAATATCAAAG ATGAGAAAATTGAAAGCTTATCAAAGGTTCCATGCATCTTGCACATGGATTCAATTAAAGGAAGTCATAGAGGCCTCGAGAATCTTGTTCGAAG ATACCTATGTGAAGAGTGGAAAGAGAGGCATGGTGACACATCAGAAGATGATTATTCAAAATTCTTACATTTGAGATTTGTAGCTCTGAAG TTACCACAACAGGAAAATTCATTTGACTGTGGCCTCTTTTTGCTTCATTACGTGGAATGTTTTCTGGAGGAAGCTCCTGTCAACTTTAGCCCTTTGGAAATCACAAAGTCCTCCAAATTT CTCACAAAAAATTGGTTCCGTCCTGAGGAAGCTTCTGCCAAACGATCTCATATTAAGAAGTTAATTTGTGAAATCCTTGAAGATCATTCTCGGGAAGCACTAAATGCTGATTGTACCGATAAGCATCCTTCCTCTCAAGGGATGGACGAAACACACAAGCTAGAAACTGGCATGAAGTGTCCTGAAGATCTGTCCAGCTTAACAAAAAAAGTTCATGGTAATTCCTCCAGTTCCAATGCTAGTGGAATTGAAATTTCGTTGTTAGGAGATTCTCCTCCTGTACAG GTTGCTTCTCGGGTTATGAGTTTAATGTCGCCAATAGAG GAAGTTGACGATGGTGATGATCAGATTGCTGATTCACCGGTCAACGTGGAAGATTGTCAGCAAGGGACTGGATTAGCTTTGAAATCACTCCCAAAATCCTGTTTTGAGAATAGATTTAGAGTTGCTAGGCATATCGGGGGAAATGTTGATGCATCTAGTAGCGGATTACAGAATTTATCTGCAGTGTGGATAGATGAAAACCGTTCGATAATGGAAAATGAGGCCTTGAACTATCCAAGGAAAACAGATGCACCTGAATCTTCAAGTGAAAATTACAAAGATTATGTTGTGCTGGATTCTCAAGATGAAGACGACATGCAAGGCGACTACAAAGATTGCGTTGTGTTGGATTCTCAAGACAAAGATTGCGTTGTGTTGGATTCTCAAGACGAAGACGACATGCAAGGCGACTACAAAGATTGCGTTGTGCTGGATTCTCAAGATGAAGATGAAATGCAAGACGACAATGAG GAATTCAAACGCGAGTGA
- the LOC137729120 gene encoding probable ubiquitin-like-specific protease 2A isoform X1, whose product MTRRFASDLESTSKRFEAFEFSTDDQVVETQSAKMMAKFRNFMKKVPRNAKKAKKKCLGSPLTKYTFLQYFAKEAKSPQKKISTVLLLDDDSGTSADRQCGSSDSFHAGTLAEDGAARRMSGSDACALSSSSNHQSKQVFIISDDNDRFEKCSSSTLAVSPLENEAPLEEQASKPSSGGYARVEEATLNLHLKSRDSRGAGNANKDSGIEQLSCSVYEPHVDKEEDTKSLDESADKPFEVSYPEGDPDAVSISKRDLELLQPEKFINDTIVDFFIQYLKSKIQPEEKHRFHFFNSFFFRKLADLDKDQPNACEGKAAFQVVHKWTRKVNVFEKDYIFIPVNYSLHWSLIVICHPGEVVNIKDEKIESLSKVPCILHMDSIKGSHRGLENLVRRYLCEEWKERHGDTSEDDYSKFLHLRFVALKLPQQENSFDCGLFLLHYVECFLEEAPVNFSPLEITKSSKFLTKNWFRPEEASAKRSHIKKLICEILEDHSREALNADCTDKHPSSQGMDETHKLETGMKCPEDLSSLTKKVHGNSSSSNASGIEISLLGDSPPVQVASRVMSLMSPIEEVDDGDDQIADSPVNVEDCQQGTGLALKSLPKSCFENRFRVARHIGGNVDASSSGLQNLSAVWIDENRSIMENEALNYPRKTDAPESSSENYKDYVVLDSQDEDDMQGDYKDCVVLDSQDKDCVVLDSQDEDDMQGDYKDCVVLDSQDEDEMQDDNEVKYFSSSLENEPSFHQDSDSMQNIDREGIQTRVSREDPEAGSVDQQPRKRQRITRAGRRRRLTPLLRGLHLFWSFW is encoded by the exons ATGACTCGGCGGTTCGCGTCCGACTTGGAGTCTACGAGCAAGCGATTCGAGGCGTTCGAGTTCAGCACCGACGACCAGGTGGTGGAGACGCAATCCGCCAAGATGATGGCCAAATTCCGAAACTTCATGAAGAAGGTACCCAGGAACGCCAAAAAGGCCAAGAAAAAGTGCCTCGGTTCCCCACTCACCAAGTACACGTTCCTCCAGTACT TTGCAAAAGAAGCAAAGAGtccacaaaagaaaattagcaCTGTATTATTATTAGACGATGATTCTGGTACTAGTGCGGATCGTCAATGTGGATCGTCTGATTCCTTTCATGCGGGTACATTAGCAGAGGATGGCGCTGCAAGACGGATGTCTGGGTCGGATGCTTGTGCTCTTTCTAGTTCTTCAAATCATCAA AGTAAGCAAGTTTTTATAATTTCAGATGACAATGACAGATTTGAGAAATGCTCCTCATCAACTTTGGCCGTTAGTCCATTAGAGAATGAAG cTCCATTAGAAGAACAAGCATCAAAGCCAAGTTCTGGTGGATATGCAAGG GTTGAAGAAGCTACACTCAACCTTCATCTTAAATCAAGGGATTCTAGaggagctggaaatgcaaataAAGATTCAG GGATTGAGCAGTTGAGCTGTTCTGTTTATGAACCTCATGTGGACAAAGAGGAAGATACTAAATCATTGGATGAGAG TGCCGATAAGCCTTTTGAAGTGAGTTATCCAGAAGGAGATCCTGATGCAGTTTCTATAAGTAAGAGAGATCTTGAGCTTCTACAGCCGGAGAAATTCATTAATGACACTATAGTTGACTTTTTTATTCA atatttaaaaagtaaaattcaacCTGAGGAAAAGCATAGGTTCCACTTCTTCAATAGTTTTTTCTTTCGGAAACTTGCTGATCTAGACAAAGACCAACCAAATGCCTGTGAAGGCAAGGCAGCATTTCAGGTTGTTCATAAATGGACTAGGAAAGTGAATGTGTTTGAAAAGGATTATATCTTCATTCCTGTAAACTACAG TCTCCATTGGAGTTTGATTGTCATTTGTCATCCTGGAGAAGTGGTTAATATCAAAG ATGAGAAAATTGAAAGCTTATCAAAGGTTCCATGCATCTTGCACATGGATTCAATTAAAGGAAGTCATAGAGGCCTCGAGAATCTTGTTCGAAG ATACCTATGTGAAGAGTGGAAAGAGAGGCATGGTGACACATCAGAAGATGATTATTCAAAATTCTTACATTTGAGATTTGTAGCTCTGAAG TTACCACAACAGGAAAATTCATTTGACTGTGGCCTCTTTTTGCTTCATTACGTGGAATGTTTTCTGGAGGAAGCTCCTGTCAACTTTAGCCCTTTGGAAATCACAAAGTCCTCCAAATTT CTCACAAAAAATTGGTTCCGTCCTGAGGAAGCTTCTGCCAAACGATCTCATATTAAGAAGTTAATTTGTGAAATCCTTGAAGATCATTCTCGGGAAGCACTAAATGCTGATTGTACCGATAAGCATCCTTCCTCTCAAGGGATGGACGAAACACACAAGCTAGAAACTGGCATGAAGTGTCCTGAAGATCTGTCCAGCTTAACAAAAAAAGTTCATGGTAATTCCTCCAGTTCCAATGCTAGTGGAATTGAAATTTCGTTGTTAGGAGATTCTCCTCCTGTACAG GTTGCTTCTCGGGTTATGAGTTTAATGTCGCCAATAGAG GAAGTTGACGATGGTGATGATCAGATTGCTGATTCACCGGTCAACGTGGAAGATTGTCAGCAAGGGACTGGATTAGCTTTGAAATCACTCCCAAAATCCTGTTTTGAGAATAGATTTAGAGTTGCTAGGCATATCGGGGGAAATGTTGATGCATCTAGTAGCGGATTACAGAATTTATCTGCAGTGTGGATAGATGAAAACCGTTCGATAATGGAAAATGAGGCCTTGAACTATCCAAGGAAAACAGATGCACCTGAATCTTCAAGTGAAAATTACAAAGATTATGTTGTGCTGGATTCTCAAGATGAAGACGACATGCAAGGCGACTACAAAGATTGCGTTGTGTTGGATTCTCAAGACAAAGATTGCGTTGTGTTGGATTCTCAAGACGAAGACGACATGCAAGGCGACTACAAAGATTGCGTTGTGCTGGATTCTCAAGATGAAGATGAAATGCAAGACGACAATGAGGTTAAATACTTTTCTTCCTCTCTAGAAAACGAACCTTCATTTCATCAAGATTCTGACTCAATGCAAAACATCGATCGCGAAGGAATTCAAACGCGAGTGAGTCGTGAGGATCCAGAGGCGGGATCAGTCGACCAGCAGCCTCGAAAAAGGCAACGGATCACTCGTGCAGGACGTAGAAGACGGCTTACGCCCCTTTTAAGGGGGTTGCATTTGTTCTGGTCGTTTTGGTAA
- the LOC137730300 gene encoding uncharacterized protein At4g38062-like, translated as MEDVYEELDEAKAEVERLKTEVRVKTELSNALKKAHNEQLIKFQEVKRENEKQAQELNVKLEEISQSRQASETLQSRLLEKESLLRHLTTLHEKLRADSEKKLQELEGENRELVSALDEATERNIELEQNFGASTKEIEGLKRLLSTIERKCFEAEQKAREAKDMRQRDDVIMGLEEENRNAQDQLKWKKEQFTHLEEAHRRLRAEFQLAKEEWEREKSALLEEISLLQTNLDSQTRILEGVQKRLEMCNHALAHEESKRKFLEVEVSEFRSRYENVFAQCEEERSRFDSLTVQRDEEIAKLRNSLSTKESLSKEMEFRIVHLEQENRELRESIKELQEAQIRNCAPTALTKLRNKLRGMEQTHSNCSTNLKAKESEVSLLIEKMKGDVNRHNFELKDREEQMQKLQMELTCCHSVIDVLNVEISVLLTIFKSELSEAYSNKSDENTEMELCNRMDDKISLLQTELDLRNAHLLQTELDLRNAHLKLEQEHVKAEMLMKRVRSLELAERQQLIMEEEVQRLKKMLEESSVHQLYMKEQFVQMEVEKREVSLALEKANLELAEEVCEASLLEFELQNWKSRAERLKVCWQGNQEKCRQLEDSLLAQAEYEETLKHQKDSLITIIKEETKKREVLQQKIVLLEATVAAKNEEVEFIPEITENLMKNAQEKDSCIEKLQNDIMQMEQEAMTREVEAAIFASIDAEKTVGLEKDKLFKVINEKDEEIKNLQVLASSLEQDLTSAFISSFSEVVENLVTIEKLTEALKKAKHMTELEIEEKNTRLVELEKEVSGLRKSLKNQEEALFTEKRQAVGLQALLESNKLENDKLMGEQRRLEGISKQLEFEKRVLFQDTASLSKDRDHVLGQFEEFCDRMGDFTCENVEMMNLLDTILQTCKEEVKPAMNLKVDNELYDSTQENENNSRSPSARKLEACITGRSPLKEINQQEFVTKRRNTSFH; from the coding sequence ATGGAGGACGTATATGAAGAACTAGACGAAGCTAAAGCAGAGGTGGAGAGGCTTAAGACTGAAGTCCGGGTTAAGACTGAACTCTCTAATGCTTTGAAGAAAGCTCACAATGAGCAGTTGATCAAGTTTCAAGAAGTGAAGCGGGAGAATGAGAAACAAGCTCAAGAACTAAATGTCAAGCTTGAGGAAATTTCTCAATCAAGGCAGGCTTCTGAAACCCTCCAGTCTCGTTTGCTTGAAAAAGAATCGTTGCTTAGGCATTTGACTACTTTGCATGAAAAACTCCGAGCTGATAGTGAGAAGAAATTGCAAGAATTGGAAGGGGAAAATAGAGAGTTAGTATCTGCCTTAGATGAAGCTACTGAGAGAAACATAGAGTTGGAGCAGAATTTTGGTGCAAGTACTAAAGAGATTGAGGGCCTTAAAAGACTCTTATCGACTATAGAGAGGAAGTGTTTCGAGGCAGAGCAGAAAGCTCGTGAAGCCAAAGATATGAGACAAAGAGATGACGTCATAATGGGGTTAGAGGAGGAAAATAGAAATGCTCAAGATCAGCTGAAATGGAAAAAAGAACAGTTTACACATCTTGAAGAAGCACATAGACGGCTCCGAGCTGAGTTCCAGTTGGCTAAAGAGGAGTGGGAGAGGGAAAAATCAGCCTTGCTTGAAGAGATCTCTTTGTTGCAGACAAACTTGGATTCCCAAACTAGAATTCTTGAAGGCGTTCAAAAACGTTTGGAAATGTGCAACCATGCTTTAGCTCATGAAGAAAGCAAGAGGAAGTTTTTGGAGGTTGAAGTGTCTGAATTCAGATCACGTTACGAGAATGTGTTTGCCCAGTGTGAAGAAGAAAGGTCAAGGTTTGATAGCTTGACCGTTCAAAGGGATGAAGAGATCGCCAAGCTAAGAAACTCACTGTCAACAAAAGAATCACTCTCCAAAGAAATGGAATTTAGAATTGTTCACCTTGAGCAAGAGAATCGGGAATTGAGAGAATCTATAAAAGAACTGCAGGAAGCTCAAATCAGAAATTGTGCACCAACTGCTCTAACAAAGTTGCGAAACAAGCTTAGGGGCATGGAGCAGACACATAGCAACTGTTCCACAAATCTGAAGGCAAAAGAATCTGAAGTGAGTCTCCTAATAGAGAAGATGAAAGGAGATGTAAACAGGCACAATTTTGAATTGAAGGATAGAGAGGAGCAAATGCAGAAGCTTCAGATGGAGCTAACATGCTGCCATTCAGTGATTGACGTTTTAAATGTAGAGATTTCAGTACTACTTACGATCTTTAAATCAGAACTCTCAGAGGCTTACTCCAACAAATCTGATGAAAACACTGAGATGGAGCTGTGTAATAGAATGGATGACAAGATCTCTCTACTTCAAACAGAGTTGGATTTAAGAAATGCTCATCTTCTTCAAACAGAGTTGGATTTAAGAAATGCTCATCTTAAGCTTGAACAAGAGCACGTCAAAGCAGAAATGCTAATGAAGAGGGTAAGGTCCTTGGAACTCGCTGAACGGCAGCAGCTTATCATGGAGGAAGAGGTTCAACGACTTAAAAAGATGCTTGAGGAATCATCTGTGCATCAACTTTACATGAAAGAACAATTTGTGCAGATGGAAGTGGAGAAACGAGAAGTATCTTTGGCTTTAGAAAAGGCAAATCTTGAATTGGCTGAGGAAGTTTGTGAAGCAAGTCTGCTAGAATTTGAATTACAGAATTGGAAATCTCGAGCTGAAAGATTGAAAGTGTGCTGGCAAGGAAATCAAGAAAAATGTAGACAATTGGAGGATTCACTTCTTGCACAAGCTGAGTATGAAGAAACCCTTAAGCACCAGAAAGACAGCCTCATCACCATTATCAAAGAGGAAACCAAAAAAAGGGAAGTTCTGCAGCAGAAGATTGTCCTTCTAGAAGCTACAGTTGCAGCAAAGAACGAGGAAGTGGAATTCATCCCAGAAATCACAGAGAACCTTATGAAAAATGCGCAGGAGAAGGATAGCTGCATAGAAAAACTCCAAAATGATATCATGCAGATGGAGCAAGAGGCCATGACAAGAGAAGTGGAAGCAGCAATTTTTGCAAGCATCGACGCAGAGAAAACTGTTGGACTAGAGAAAGACAAGCTTTTCAAGGTTATAAATGAGAAAGATGAGGAAATAAAAAATCTTCAGGTACTGGCATCGTCATTAGAGCAAGACTTGACAAGTGCATTTATATCGTCCTTCTCAGAAGTTGTAGAAAATTTGGTTACAATTGAAAAGCTTACTGAAGCTTTGAAGAAGGCCAAACATATGACAGAGCTAGAGATTGAAGAGAAGAACACGAGACTTGTTGAGTTGGAGAAGGAAGTATCTGGTCTgcgaaaaagtttgaaaaatcagGAGGAAGCCTTGTTTACTGAAAAACGACAAGCAGTTGGACTTCAAGCATTATTGGAATCCAACAAACTGGAAAATGACAAACTGATGGGTGAACAGAGGAGACTGGAAGGCATAAGCAAGCAGCTTGAGTTTGAAAAACGGGTTCTCTTTCAAGACACCGCAAGTCTATCAAAAGATAGGGATCACGTTCTTGGTCAATTTGAAGAATTCTGTGATCGTATGGGGGACTTCACTTGTGAGAATGTGGAGATGATGAATCTTTTGGATACAATATTGCAAACGTGCAAGGAAGAGGTGAAACCAGCAATGAATTTGAAAGTGGATAACGAGCTCTATGATTCTACCCAAGAGAATGAAAACAATTCTAGATCACCCTCAGCAAGAAAACTTGAAGCATGTATCACTGGAAGATCACCACTGAAAGAAATAAATCAGCAGGAGTTTGTAACTAAGAGAAGGAATACAAGTTTTCACTAA
- the LOC137728864 gene encoding uncharacterized protein, with amino-acid sequence MSTNNGADVESGLGQRTSPVSNTTTPRARPDPFLIFCRCFSVLTALTALLCIVVNVFSAIQSFSDGSDVFDGIFRCYAVVIGVIVVVAETEWGFVMKFWKVLEYWAGRGMLQIFLAVMTRAFPSTSSTKRNLVLLEDIASYMLLACGGIYVISGILCIGFLKRSRQKTEISREQAVKDLEDLERRREELEHLLIEERDRT; translated from the exons ATGTCGACAAACAATGGAGCCGACGTAGAAAGCGGCCTAGGACAGAGAACGTCTCCAGTTTCGAATACAACCACACCGAGAGCGAGACCCGACCCTTTCTTGATCTTCTGCAGATGCTTCAGCGTCCTCACCGCTCTCACCGCCCTTCTCTGCATCGTCGTCAATGTCTTCTCTGCCATTCAATCTTTCAGTGATGGATCTGAt GTTTTCGATGGGATATTTCGGTGTTACGCCGTCGTGATTGGAGTGATTGTGGTGGTGGCCGAGACGGAATGGGGATTCGTTATGAAGTTCTGGAAG GTATTGGAGTATTGGGCTGGTAGGGGTATGCTACAAATCTT CCTTGCGGTCATGACAAGGGCTTTTCCTAGCACTTCCAGTACAAAAAGGAATCTAGTTCTTCTAGAGGACATAGCGAGCTATATGCTCCTTGCTTGTGGTGGGATCTATGTTATTTCG ggAATCCTATGCATTGGCTTTCTCAAACGGTCTCGGCAGAAGACAGAAATTTCAAGGGAGCAAGCAGTAAAGGATCTTGAG GACTTGGAGCGGCGAAGGGAAGAACTTGAACACTTGCTTATTGAGGAAAGAGACCGTACGTAG
- the LOC137728958 gene encoding beta-ureidopropionase — protein sequence MEKTDAIDGKVDEASSREGFVCGYDSLHHLLSANLKPHLFQEVSRILLGLNCGKALETISLPESAKALSSGHDFDLQAYCFLADKELLREPRIVRVGLIQNSIALPTTAHFLDQKRAIFEKVKPIIDAAGASGVNVLCLQEAWTMPFAFCTREKRWCEFAEPVDGESTRFIQDLARKYNMVIISPILERDVNHGDTIWNTAVIIGNNGNIIGKHRKNHIPRVGDFNESTYYMEGNTGHPVFETAYGKIAVNICYGRHHPLNWLAFGLNGAEIVFNPSATVGELSEPMWPIEARNAAIANSYFVGSINRVGTEVFPNPFTSGDGKPGHADFGHFYGSSHVSAPDASCTPSLSRHRDGLLISDMDLNLCRQLKDKWGFRMTARYDLYADLLARYVKPDFEPQVISDPLLHKKSP from the exons ATGGAGAAAACAGACGCCATCGATGGAAAAGTTGACGAGGCTTCTTCTCGTGAGGGTTTCGTTTGTGGGTACGACTCACTCCATCACCTCTTGAGCGCCAATCTCAAACCCCATCTCTTCCAG GAAGTCAGCCGTATTCTTTTGGGTCTGAATTGCGGCAAGGCACTTGAAACAATTTCTCTCCCAGAATCTGCTAAGGCTCTCTCTTCAGGACATGATTTTGACCTCCAG GCCTACTGCTTTCTTGCTGACAAAGAGTTGTTGAGAGAACCCCGAATAGTTAGGGTTGGTCTCATTCAAAACTCAATCGCTCTTCCAACTACTGCCCACTTTTTGGACCAGAAGAGGGCAATCTTTGAGAAAGTAAAGCCAATAATTGATGCTGCAGGTGCTTCAGGTGTCAACGTGTTATGCTTGCAG GAAGCATGGACGATGCCGTTTGCCTTTTGCACGCGGGAGAAGAGGTGGTGTGAATTTGCAGAGCCTGTAGATGGGGAATCAACGCGATTTATCCAGGATCTTGCAAGGAAGTATAACATGGTCATTATAAGTCCAATTCTTGAGAGAGATGTCAATCATGGAGATACTATCTGGAACACTGCAGTCATAATTGGTAATAATGGAAACATAATTGGCAAGCACCGAAAG AACCATATACCAAGAGTTGGCGACTTCAACGAGAGTACTTATTATATGGAAGGGAATACTGGGCATCCAGTGTTCGAGACGGCTTATGGAAAAATTGCTGTTAATATATGCTATGGAAGGCATCATCCTTTGAATTGGTTAGCATTTGGCTTGAATGGTGCTGAGATTGTTTTCAACCCTTCCGCCACTGTGGGTGAACTCAGTGAACCAATGTGGCCCATTGAG GCTCGTAACGCTGCAATTGCAAATAGCTACTTTGTTGGATCAATCAACCGTGTAGGAACTGAGGTTTTCCCAAATCCATTCACTTCTGGTGATGGGAAGCCAGGGCATGCAGATTTTGGGCATTTCTATGGATCCAGCCATGTTTCAGCCCCAGATGCCTCATGCACTCCATCTCTTTCACGCCATAGGGATGGCTTGTTGATCTCGGACATGGACCTCAACCTCTGCAGGCAGTTAAAAGACAAGTGGGGATTCCGAATGACTGCTCGTTATGACCTGTATGCAGACCTGCTTGCTCGTTACGTGAAGCCGGATTTTGAGCCCCAAGTCATTTCCGATCCCTTGTTGCATAAGAAGTCTCCCTGA